From a single Brassica oleracea var. oleracea cultivar TO1000 chromosome C5, BOL, whole genome shotgun sequence genomic region:
- the LOC106295630 gene encoding protein NRT1/ PTR FAMILY 1.1, whose product MENPPDQTESKEMMLPPRTRRPKGGLLTMPFIIANEGFEKVASYGLLQNMILYLMSDYGLGVVKGQTVLFMWVAATNFMPLVGAFLSDSYLGRFLTIAIASLSSFLGMVLLWLTAMLPQVKPSPCIASAGTNCSSPAATSSQLALLYSAFALISIGSGGIRPCSLAFGADQLDNKENPKNERVLESFFGWYYASSSVAVLIAFTVIVYIQDHLGWRIGFGIPAILMLLASIVFAFASPLYVKRNVTKSLFTGLAQAAVAAYVNRKLMLPGQSDSYGCYHHLEDSELKAPSDKLRFLNKACVIRNRDEDIGSDGLALNPWRLCTTDQVEELKALVKVIPVWSTGIMMSINVSQNSFQLLQANSMDRRLSNDSTFKIPAGSFGMFTIIALISWVVLYDRAILPLASKIRGRPVRINVKIRMGLGLFISFLAMAVSATVEHYRRRTAISQGLANNATATVNISAMWLVPQYVLHGLAEALTGIGQTEFFYTEFPKSMSSIAAALFGLGMAVANILASVILNVVKNSSKKGGVSWIEDNINKGHYDYYYWVLAIMSFVNVIYYVACSWSYGPTVDQVRNDKVNGVREEEQDEVVKIN is encoded by the exons ATGGAGAACCCTCCGGATCAAACAGAGTCAAAGGAGATGATGCTTCCACCCAGAACCAGAAGACCAAAGGGAGGACTTCTCACTATGCCCTTCATCATTG CAAACGAGGGGTTTGAGAAAGTGGCGAGCTACGGATTACTACAGAACATGATACTTTACCTGATGAGTGATTACGGTTTAGGAGTTGTGAAAGGACAAACCGTGTTGTTCATGTGGGTTGCTGCTACTAACTTCATGCCTCTCGTTGGAGCTTTTCTCTCAGATTCGTATTTGGGTCGCTTTCTCACCATCGCCATTGCCTCTCTCTCCAGTTTCCTG GGGATGGTGCTTCTATGGCTAACGGCGATGTTACCACAAGTGAAGCCATCACCGTGTATAGCATCTGCCGGAACCAACTGCAGTTCCCCGGCAGCCACATCTTCTCAACTGGCACTTCTGTATTCCGCATTTGCACTTATATCGATCGGATCAGGTGGTATCAGGCCATGTTCTTTAGCCTTTGGTGCTGATCAGTTGGATAACAAAGAGAATCCCAAGAACGAGAGAGTTCTTGAAAGTTTCTTCGGTTGGTACTACGCTTCTTCATCTGTTGCTGTCTTGATCGCTTTCACTGTCATTGTCTACATTCAAGATCATCTAGGATGGAGGATAGGGTTTGGTATACCCGCGATTCTCATGCTACTCGCGAGTATAGTGTTTGCATTCGCATCTCCTCTCTATGTTAAACGTAATGTGACCAAGAGTCTGTTCACTGGTTTGGCTCAAGCGGCTGTTGCAGCTTACGTGAACAGGAAGTTAATGTTACCGGGTCAGAGTGACTCCTATGGTTGCTATCACCACTTGGAAGATTCTGAACTCAAAGCTCCAAGTGACAAATTGAG GTTTTTGAACAAAGCTTGTGTCATAAGAAACCGCGACGAAGACATTGGTTCGGATGGTTTGGCCTTAAACCCATGGAGGTTATGCACAACTGACCAAGTTGAGGAACTCAAGGCTTTGGTCAAGGTGATACCCGTATGGTCCACAGGGATAATGATGTCTATAAACGTGAGCCAGAACTCGTTTCAGCTGCTTCAAGCTAACTCAATGGATAGACGTTTGAGCAACGATTCAACCTTCAAAATCCCAGCTGGATCTTTTGGCATGTTCACAATCATAGCCCTAATCTCATGGGTGGTTCTCTACGACCGAGCCATCCTCCCATTAGCTTCCAAGATCCGAGGTAGACCGGTTAGGATCAACGTCAAGATCCGAATGGGGTTAGGACTATTCATATCATTCCTAGCAATGGCTGTTTCCGCAACTGTTGAGCATTACAGAAGGAGAACCGCGATAAGCCAAGGACTCGCAAACAACGCAACTGCTACAGTCAACATCTCAGCCATGTGGCTTGTACCGCAGTATGTCCTACACGGTTTAGCAGAGGCCTTAACCGGGATAGGACAGACAGAGTTTTTCTACACCGAGTTTCCTAAAAGCATGTCGAGCATTGCAGCTGCGCTGTTTGGTCTAGGAATGGCAGTGGCTAATATCTTGGCTAGTGTGATACTCAATGTGGTTAAGAATAGCTCAAAGAAAGGTGGAGTGAGCTGGATTGAAGATAATATCAACAAGGGTCATTACGATTACTACTATTGGGTTTTGGCGATCATGAGCTTCGTTAATGTTATTTATTACGTGGCGTGTAGCTGGTCGTATGGTCCGACGGTGGATCAGGTGAGGAATGATAAGGTTAATGGGGTGAGAGAGGAGGAACAAGACGAAGTTGTTAAAATAAATTAA